In one window of Janthinobacterium sp. 1_2014MBL_MicDiv DNA:
- the imuA gene encoding translesion DNA synthesis-associated protein ImuA, translating to MLSPSLQRTSSATLANSALLRDVWRASELSRGTTSTVTTGHSILDGELPGNGWPLSTFTELLVQQAGIGEMHLLRPVLAQLSQHRRIALVQPPYLPNSAACKFMDLSCPNLLWIRAPSTADALWSTEQILRNGSCGAVLLWQSNMRDEALRRLNLAAQTTETFFWLVRPMSAAADASPAPLRLALRPAAGGISTHIIKRRGPHHEAPLFIPLADMPARQRFLDDQNAVLVQRTPPTVASRMPQAALV from the coding sequence ATGCTTTCACCTTCCCTTCAACGTACCAGCTCTGCCACACTGGCCAATAGCGCCCTATTGCGTGACGTCTGGCGGGCAAGTGAACTGAGCCGAGGCACAACCAGTACGGTTACTACCGGTCACAGCATCTTGGATGGTGAGCTTCCTGGCAACGGTTGGCCGCTATCGACCTTCACGGAGTTACTAGTTCAGCAAGCGGGTATCGGGGAAATGCACTTGTTGCGGCCAGTGCTGGCACAACTGTCGCAACATCGCCGGATCGCCCTGGTGCAGCCGCCGTACTTGCCCAACTCCGCCGCCTGCAAATTCATGGACCTGAGCTGCCCGAACCTGCTCTGGATACGCGCCCCCAGCACCGCCGATGCTCTCTGGTCCACCGAGCAGATCCTGCGCAACGGCAGTTGCGGTGCGGTGCTGTTATGGCAAAGCAATATGCGCGACGAAGCACTGCGGCGCCTCAATCTGGCGGCGCAGACAACCGAAACGTTCTTCTGGCTGGTCCGGCCGATGAGCGCAGCGGCCGATGCCTCACCGGCGCCATTGCGCCTGGCGTTACGCCCCGCCGCCGGTGGCATTTCCACTCACATCATTAAACGGCGTGGCCCACATCATGAGGCGCCACTCTTTATCCCGTTGGCTGACATGCCGGCACGTCAACGATTTTTGGACGATCAAAATGCGGTTCTGGTTCAGCGTACACCTCCCACTGTTGCCTCTCGAATGCCTCAGGCCGCGCTGGTGTGA
- a CDS encoding cohesin domain-containing protein, producing MRDKGNYLGWAGAVCSVVLLAGCGTQYIRDGAQRQIGAGKYEEALQAYDTALQNDPESVILRTGQLAARDTILARLLTAATAARARGNEAQAQEILQRALAIQPNDDRTRAMLLEIERDARQKAAVASARELIEKGLRERATLVIEAALKDTPKNTELLGLQRQLELASKQSELSVARLAESRPISLDFRDGNLRMVLEALTRNSGINFVLDKDVRQDLRATVFLRQTRIDDALELLTSTSQLTYKVLDSATVLIYPKTPEKAKEYQDLVIRAFYLSSADVKQTALLLKTMLKIREPFIDEKLNLIMVRETPETIRLAERLIALHDLSEPEVMMEVEVLEIKRSSLTELGIKYPDGFNLTPIAPAGSDGFTLGNLKSLNRDSIGINLPDVRINLHRDVGDVNILANPKIRARNREKAKILIGDKLPVVTTTGSSNNNGYIAESVQYVDVGLKLDVEPNIYLDDEVAIKVGLEVSSLVREIKTAAGSLVYQIGTRTASTVLRLRDGETQLLAGLISNEERMSANRVPGIGDVPVVGRLFSSQRDDGQRTEIVLSITPRIVRNIRRPDLNQAEFWSGTENDLRSRPLALPAVEKPVSAKGMPPGPGLPGAALLPVPSGAPAGGMPLLQHDAGSPAAVTPRVAVALVGPQGVKAGDTFTVHVNVKAATALRGMPLKLQFSPQALQVIDADEGAFFTQDGATASASKSIEQAKGMVTMAVLRTGAAGIKGEGTMMSFKFKALAAGPTEIHVLSAKAISSTPIDAETLPASLRVMVK from the coding sequence TTGCGTGACAAGGGAAATTATTTGGGTTGGGCCGGCGCGGTATGCAGCGTCGTCCTGCTGGCGGGATGCGGCACGCAATACATACGCGATGGTGCGCAGCGCCAGATAGGCGCCGGTAAGTATGAGGAAGCATTGCAGGCCTACGATACAGCCTTACAAAACGATCCGGAAAGCGTCATCCTGCGCACGGGGCAGCTCGCCGCGCGCGATACCATCCTGGCGCGCCTGTTGACGGCTGCGACTGCGGCGCGTGCACGCGGCAATGAGGCGCAGGCGCAGGAAATCCTGCAGCGTGCGTTGGCGATACAGCCCAATGATGACCGTACCAGGGCGATGCTGCTAGAAATTGAACGAGATGCCCGACAAAAAGCCGCCGTGGCAAGCGCCCGCGAGCTGATTGAAAAAGGCCTGCGCGAGCGCGCCACGCTGGTGATCGAGGCGGCTCTGAAAGACACACCCAAAAATACTGAATTGCTCGGCCTGCAGCGGCAACTGGAACTGGCCAGCAAACAGTCAGAACTGAGCGTGGCACGCTTGGCGGAGTCGCGTCCCATTTCCCTTGACTTTCGTGATGGCAATCTGCGCATGGTGCTTGAAGCCCTGACGCGCAATAGTGGCATCAATTTTGTGCTCGACAAGGACGTGCGCCAGGATTTGCGTGCTACGGTGTTCCTGCGCCAGACACGTATCGACGATGCACTGGAATTATTGACATCGACCAGCCAGCTGACCTATAAGGTGCTCGATTCGGCCACTGTGCTCATTTACCCGAAGACACCAGAAAAGGCTAAAGAATATCAAGATCTGGTGATCCGTGCTTTCTATCTGTCCAGTGCGGACGTCAAGCAGACTGCCTTACTGCTGAAAACCATGCTGAAGATACGCGAACCTTTCATCGACGAAAAGCTGAACTTGATCATGGTGCGCGAGACACCGGAGACAATACGCCTGGCCGAACGTCTGATCGCACTACACGACTTGTCCGAACCGGAAGTCATGATGGAAGTGGAGGTGCTGGAGATCAAGCGCTCCAGCTTGACAGAATTGGGCATCAAGTATCCTGACGGTTTCAATCTGACGCCAATTGCGCCTGCCGGTTCGGACGGTTTCACGCTGGGTAACTTGAAAAGCCTGAACCGAGATTCCATCGGCATCAATTTGCCCGATGTACGCATCAACCTGCACCGCGACGTGGGCGACGTGAATATCCTGGCGAATCCCAAGATTCGTGCGCGCAACCGGGAAAAAGCCAAGATATTGATTGGCGACAAGCTACCGGTGGTGACCACAACTGGCAGTTCCAACAATAACGGCTACATTGCCGAATCGGTGCAATACGTCGATGTTGGCCTGAAGCTCGACGTTGAACCGAATATTTATCTGGACGATGAAGTGGCGATCAAGGTGGGGCTGGAAGTGAGCTCGCTGGTGCGTGAGATCAAGACAGCCGCTGGCTCGCTGGTCTACCAGATCGGCACGCGTACCGCCAGTACCGTGCTGCGCCTGCGCGATGGTGAAACGCAGTTGCTGGCGGGCTTGATCAGTAACGAAGAGCGCATGAGTGCTAACCGCGTACCTGGCATTGGTGACGTACCAGTGGTGGGGCGCTTGTTCTCATCACAGCGCGACGATGGCCAGCGTACGGAGATCGTACTGTCAATTACGCCGCGCATCGTGCGCAATATCCGTCGTCCGGACCTGAACCAGGCCGAGTTTTGGTCGGGTACTGAAAACGATTTGCGCAGCCGGCCTTTGGCCCTGCCAGCAGTGGAGAAGCCCGTTTCCGCCAAAGGCATGCCTCCGGGCCCTGGTTTACCAGGGGCGGCGCTGTTGCCCGTCCCCTCGGGTGCGCCGGCGGGTGGGATGCCGCTGTTGCAGCACGACGCCGGATCACCTGCGGCAGTCACACCGCGAGTGGCCGTGGCACTGGTGGGGCCGCAAGGAGTGAAGGCCGGGGATACGTTTACAGTACATGTCAATGTCAAGGCTGCAACCGCCTTGCGCGGCATGCCGTTGAAGCTGCAGTTCTCGCCGCAGGCACTGCAAGTGATCGATGCGGATGAAGGTGCCTTTTTTACCCAGGATGGCGCCACGGCTAGCGCGAGCAAGTCGATAGAGCAGGCCAAAGGAATGGTGACGATGGCGGTGTTGCGTACCGGGGCCGCTGGAATCAAGGGGGAGGGGACGATGATGAGCTTCAAGTTCAAGGCCCTGGCCGCTGGCCCCACCGAGATTCATGTGTTGTCGGCCAAGGCGATTTCCTCGACACCAATCGACGCCGAAACATTACCCGCGTCGCTGCGCGTGATGGTGAAATGA
- a CDS encoding TonB-dependent receptor produces the protein MTTIPSTAHPLVTSRLILAGLLITSVTPQAIAQARSEAPATLATVIVTGQAEADAGGQIAKSARAGMLGEKDLLDTPFSVNSYTSQRMLDQQALTLAEVLGGDPSTRFTGQIGGVTDSFFIRGFPLNEGNLSEVAFDGVYGVSPNYHLFTEYLQSVEVLKGPAALLYGMSPNGGVGGVVNAIPKRSLPRDLTRLTVDVGSSAQLGAAIDISRRFGEERRFGIRFNGLHRQGKTPLDHQTSRAEVAAVALDYQGQRLRASFDLIEQYQWIDAPTRPFLVAARLPVPEAPDGRRNIAQSWGWWKSNDLATLGKIEYDLNDSVTVFADAGGTRSDVSRYSDQTPTITSAAGDMTVTPMNWKFRVRRASADTGLRARFRTGGIEHALVVMGNVYQDEFGSVSNSGKLISSNIYHPVAVPDPGIAAPARAPKLSASTLSSLAVADTLDMLDQRVQLTLGVRRQLVESKNYHATTGALTAHYKQGALTPLAGIVVKPLRNVSLYANYIEGLSKGDIAPNIADNAGQVFAPYKSKQYEVGTKADLGVVLATLAVFQVSKPSGQLYGKVYSMDSEQRNRGLELNLSGAASKTVRLLAGITLLDGRLVKTNNAATMGKRPVGVPTSMANLGGEWDLPYWPGLTATGAISYTSKQFVDQANLQSVPSWTKVDLGLRYRTAIAGKATILRGGVMNVLDRHYWAGVASYGTISQSAPRTLQLSAAVDF, from the coding sequence ATGACTACTATTCCCTCTACCGCCCATCCCCTCGTTACCAGCCGCTTGATTCTCGCCGGCCTGCTCATTACCAGCGTGACACCGCAAGCCATCGCCCAGGCCAGGTCCGAAGCGCCTGCCACGCTGGCCACCGTGATCGTCACCGGCCAGGCCGAAGCGGATGCAGGTGGACAAATTGCCAAGAGCGCGCGCGCCGGCATGTTGGGCGAAAAAGACTTGCTCGACACGCCGTTCAGCGTCAACAGCTATACCAGCCAGCGCATGCTGGACCAGCAGGCGCTGACCCTGGCCGAGGTGCTGGGCGGCGACCCGTCCACTCGCTTCACGGGTCAGATCGGCGGCGTCACGGATTCCTTCTTCATCCGCGGCTTTCCCCTCAACGAGGGCAATCTAAGCGAAGTGGCCTTCGACGGCGTGTATGGCGTCTCGCCCAACTACCATTTATTTACGGAATATCTGCAGAGCGTGGAAGTGCTCAAGGGGCCGGCTGCCCTGCTCTACGGCATGTCGCCGAATGGCGGCGTCGGCGGCGTCGTCAACGCCATACCGAAACGCTCGCTGCCGCGCGACCTGACACGCCTGACCGTCGATGTCGGTTCCAGCGCCCAGCTGGGAGCCGCCATCGACATCAGCCGCCGCTTCGGCGAGGAACGGCGCTTCGGCATCCGCTTCAATGGCTTGCACCGCCAGGGCAAGACGCCGCTCGACCACCAGACCTCACGCGCAGAAGTGGCGGCCGTCGCCCTCGACTACCAGGGCCAGCGCCTGCGCGCCTCGTTCGACCTGATCGAGCAATACCAGTGGATCGACGCGCCCACGCGCCCCTTCCTCGTCGCCGCGCGCCTGCCCGTGCCAGAGGCGCCCGATGGCCGGCGCAACATCGCCCAGTCCTGGGGCTGGTGGAAGTCCAACGACCTGGCCACCCTGGGCAAGATCGAATACGACCTAAACGACAGCGTCACGGTGTTTGCTGACGCGGGCGGCACGCGCTCCGACGTGTCGCGCTATTCGGACCAGACGCCGACCATCACCAGCGCGGCGGGCGACATGACGGTCACGCCCATGAACTGGAAATTCCGCGTACGCCGCGCCAGCGCCGACACGGGCCTGCGTGCGCGCTTTCGCACGGGCGGCATCGAGCATGCACTGGTCGTGATGGGCAATGTCTACCAGGACGAATTTGGCAGCGTGAGCAATTCCGGCAAACTTATTTCTTCGAACATCTACCATCCCGTGGCTGTGCCCGATCCCGGCATTGCCGCGCCGGCCCGCGCGCCGAAACTGTCCGCCTCCACGCTTTCCAGCCTGGCCGTGGCCGACACCCTGGACATGCTGGACCAGCGCGTACAGCTGACCCTGGGCGTTCGCCGCCAGCTGGTCGAATCGAAAAACTACCACGCCACCACAGGCGCGCTCACCGCCCACTACAAGCAGGGGGCATTGACGCCGCTGGCAGGCATCGTCGTCAAACCGCTGCGCAATGTATCGCTGTACGCGAACTATATCGAGGGCTTGAGCAAGGGCGATATCGCGCCGAACATCGCCGACAACGCGGGCCAGGTTTTCGCGCCCTACAAGAGCAAGCAATATGAAGTAGGCACCAAGGCCGACCTTGGCGTGGTGTTGGCGACCCTCGCCGTGTTCCAGGTCAGCAAACCCAGCGGCCAGCTGTATGGCAAGGTGTACAGCATGGACAGCGAACAGCGTAACCGCGGCCTGGAACTGAACCTGTCCGGTGCCGCCAGCAAGACCGTGCGCCTGCTGGCCGGCATCACCTTGCTCGACGGGCGCCTGGTGAAGACCAACAACGCCGCCACCATGGGCAAACGCCCCGTCGGCGTGCCCACGTCCATGGCCAACCTGGGCGGCGAGTGGGATTTGCCATACTGGCCTGGCCTGACGGCCACGGGCGCCATCAGCTACACCAGCAAACAATTTGTCGACCAGGCGAACTTGCAATCGGTGCCATCCTGGACCAAGGTGGACCTGGGCCTACGCTACCGCACAGCCATCGCTGGCAAGGCGACGATCTTGCGCGGCGGCGTGATGAACGTGCTCGACCGTCATTACTGGGCCGGCGTGGCCTCGTACGGCACCATTTCGCAGTCGGCGCCACGCACGCTGCAACTGTCGGCCGCCGTGGATTTTTAA
- a CDS encoding integrase domain-containing protein, whose product MPHNTQWREQLDTLLDAFNERHASVGKGVSHSTREARSQGLYRIFALLRKLGFKPVPENLAERHVRALMAYWTAQPLPADVLLDMPTTIPRRAYPCSAAYIQQQMSFIRVFASWIGKPGLVRSAVNYVSDPRLVHRSYGALIDKGWESHGLAVDEVIAAVDAVDSHVGGQLAMMIAFGLRRKEAVMFCPRAAEIPAYALPAQHPRSDHYISFLRIKRGTKGGRLRYAAVRTPQQRQALARARCLARQDWGHIGHPGLSLKQSLDLFSNVVRAVGLTKNDLGVTPHGLRHQFAGDLYFDITQVQPPVRGGELLIDREVMADAYRQVAEQLGHHRRQISNAYLGSPVGRHSSEAESMGAAS is encoded by the coding sequence ATGCCTCATAACACGCAATGGAGGGAGCAGCTTGATACGTTGCTGGACGCATTTAATGAACGGCATGCCAGCGTAGGAAAAGGGGTTTCGCATAGCACCAGAGAGGCGCGCAGCCAGGGTTTGTACCGGATCTTTGCTTTGCTGCGCAAACTGGGATTCAAGCCAGTACCAGAAAACCTGGCGGAACGGCACGTGCGTGCGTTGATGGCGTATTGGACGGCGCAGCCGTTACCGGCGGATGTGTTGCTCGATATGCCGACGACGATACCGCGCCGCGCATATCCCTGCAGCGCGGCTTACATTCAGCAGCAAATGAGTTTTATCCGGGTGTTTGCCAGCTGGATTGGTAAGCCGGGCCTGGTGCGCAGTGCCGTGAACTATGTGAGCGATCCACGTTTGGTACACCGTTCATATGGTGCGCTTATCGACAAGGGGTGGGAGAGTCACGGACTTGCTGTCGATGAGGTCATCGCGGCCGTCGATGCGGTGGACAGTCACGTGGGAGGGCAACTGGCGATGATGATCGCTTTTGGCCTGCGCCGCAAGGAGGCCGTGATGTTTTGCCCGCGCGCCGCCGAAATACCGGCGTATGCCTTGCCGGCGCAGCATCCGCGATCCGATCATTACATCAGTTTTTTGCGCATCAAGCGCGGGACGAAGGGCGGCCGGCTGCGCTATGCGGCCGTGCGCACGCCTCAGCAGCGGCAAGCACTGGCGCGGGCGCGTTGTCTCGCCCGGCAGGACTGGGGGCATATCGGGCATCCTGGGCTGTCCTTGAAACAATCGCTGGACCTGTTTTCGAATGTGGTGCGTGCAGTCGGGTTGACCAAGAATGACCTGGGTGTGACGCCACACGGCTTGCGGCACCAGTTCGCCGGTGATCTGTACTTTGACATTACGCAGGTGCAGCCGCCTGTACGTGGCGGCGAGCTGTTGATCGATCGTGAGGTCATGGCGGACGCTTATCGGCAGGTAGCCGAACAGCTGGGCCACCATCGAAGGCAGATCAGCAATGCATATCTGGGTTCGCCGGTGGGCCGGCACAGTAGCGAAGCGGAATCAATGGGAGCGGCATCATGA
- a CDS encoding Y-family DNA polymerase: protein MIEKGRILTVSQQAYAEGVRVGMRPGGVAAVSPDTVILERNLERELITSNAIALALLQFTPEVAHAGDFCLLLDVTASLRLFNGRTAISRRIRAALQALGVTAQLGTAPTAMGAWLLSRWQPAKRQIILRRTVHMRSLERQLDRMPCAYLPSTANHLEWLTDIGADHLAALRRLPRPGIQRRMNKQVLDELDRAYGLAPELFGWIAIPETFSAHIETFDRIDHADALLDGATGLLQQFVGWLVARQQAVSVFVLLLEHERGKTAIPPTPIEIGLAEPTWREAHLIRLLKERLARTELVAPVIALRLEARLLTAMAPPTQDLFPEPGGNPADYKRLLELLSARLGSDNVLSPVEHHDHRPEESNAWAAATGKHKAANTKDEAFERPFWLLPKPIPLLLRGERPFYGSPLKMIKGPERIEAGWWNDQIAARDYYIAQGSDATCYWIYLERVVDGRWYLHGMFG, encoded by the coding sequence GTGATCGAGAAGGGCCGCATACTCACGGTCTCGCAACAAGCCTATGCCGAAGGGGTACGTGTCGGCATGCGCCCTGGCGGCGTGGCGGCCGTCTCACCGGATACCGTCATCCTGGAACGCAATCTTGAGCGTGAATTGATCACCAGCAATGCCATCGCACTCGCCCTCCTCCAGTTCACCCCGGAAGTGGCGCATGCGGGCGACTTCTGCCTGCTGCTGGACGTGACCGCCAGCTTGCGCCTATTTAACGGGCGAACCGCCATCAGCCGGCGTATTCGCGCTGCCCTGCAAGCGCTTGGGGTGACGGCGCAGCTCGGCACGGCACCAACGGCCATGGGGGCCTGGCTGCTGTCGCGCTGGCAACCGGCCAAACGCCAGATCATTCTGCGGCGCACGGTGCACATGCGTTCACTGGAGCGCCAGCTCGACCGCATGCCCTGCGCCTATCTGCCCAGCACGGCGAACCACCTGGAATGGCTAACAGACATTGGTGCAGATCATCTGGCGGCGCTACGGCGCCTGCCCCGCCCCGGCATCCAGCGCAGGATGAACAAGCAGGTGCTCGATGAGCTCGACCGCGCCTATGGGCTCGCTCCTGAACTGTTTGGATGGATCGCCATCCCCGAGACCTTCTCGGCCCACATCGAAACCTTTGACCGGATCGACCACGCCGATGCCCTGCTGGACGGCGCGACTGGCCTGCTACAACAATTTGTCGGCTGGCTGGTCGCACGCCAGCAGGCTGTGAGCGTTTTTGTTCTGCTGCTAGAGCACGAACGCGGCAAGACTGCGATCCCGCCTACGCCAATCGAGATCGGATTGGCGGAGCCGACCTGGCGCGAGGCGCACCTGATACGGTTGCTGAAAGAACGCCTGGCGCGCACGGAACTGGTTGCCCCGGTCATCGCCCTGCGCCTGGAAGCGCGCCTGCTCACCGCGATGGCGCCGCCGACACAAGACCTGTTTCCCGAGCCTGGCGGCAATCCCGCCGACTACAAGCGCCTGCTGGAATTACTCAGTGCCCGTCTTGGCAGTGACAACGTCCTCTCCCCTGTCGAGCATCACGACCATCGGCCGGAGGAAAGCAATGCCTGGGCTGCCGCCACAGGGAAACACAAGGCGGCCAACACCAAGGATGAGGCTTTTGAGCGCCCGTTCTGGCTGCTACCTAAACCTATCCCGCTGCTGCTGCGCGGCGAGCGTCCCTTCTATGGTTCCCCCCTCAAAATGATCAAGGGGCCGGAACGCATTGAGGCCGGCTGGTGGAACGATCAAATCGCAGCCCGCGACTATTACATCGCTCAAGGAAGCGATGCAACCTGCTACTGGATTTACCTGGAGCGTGTCGTGGACGGCCGCTGGTACCTGCACGGGATGTTCGGCTGA
- a CDS encoding type II secretion system protein translates to MVKHILRRGFTLIELLVVMALIGMLLSLSVPRYFGNVDKAKESVLRQNLAQTRDAIDKYFGDNGHYPDSLEEIVARHYLRKMPVDPITDRLDSWIIVAPEKKDMGAVFDVRSGATGRARDGSEYATW, encoded by the coding sequence ATGGTAAAGCATATCCTGCGGCGCGGCTTTACCCTCATTGAACTGCTGGTGGTCATGGCGCTGATCGGCATGTTGCTGTCGCTGTCGGTGCCCCGTTATTTCGGCAATGTCGACAAGGCGAAGGAATCGGTGCTGCGGCAAAACCTGGCGCAGACGCGTGACGCGATCGACAAGTACTTTGGTGACAACGGCCACTATCCCGATTCGCTCGAAGAAATCGTGGCGCGCCACTACCTGCGCAAGATGCCGGTTGACCCGATCACCGATCGTCTCGACAGCTGGATCATTGTGGCGCCGGAAAAGAAGGATATGGGCGCCGTGTTTGATGTCAGGAGCGGTGCGACAGGCCGCGCACGCGACGGGAGCGAATATGCCACGTGGTGA
- a CDS encoding restriction endonuclease, whose amino-acid sequence MLVRCASQLFNAIRMRRLPEHRRRVGQSRAVLRAVRQFEGEGYAARCLAYLRSVDPLVFEEVVLSALEDAGLMVLRNQRYSGDGGIDGKVWLPGQGWYAVQSKRYGGHVNHHHVAAFGEAIRHLGFGAGLFLHTGRSGAAVYTHLTKSKVVLVSGASLVRLVLGRRAGEEGWS is encoded by the coding sequence ATGCTGGTGCGCTGTGCGTCGCAGCTGTTCAATGCTATACGCATGCGCCGGCTGCCTGAGCATCGCAGGCGTGTTGGTCAATCGCGCGCAGTGTTGCGGGCTGTGCGGCAGTTCGAGGGAGAGGGATATGCCGCGCGGTGCCTGGCCTATCTGCGCAGTGTCGATCCTCTGGTGTTCGAAGAGGTGGTGCTTTCCGCTCTGGAGGACGCCGGGCTAATGGTGCTGCGTAACCAGAGGTATTCTGGTGATGGTGGGATTGACGGCAAGGTGTGGCTGCCTGGACAGGGTTGGTATGCGGTGCAGTCGAAGCGCTACGGCGGCCATGTGAATCATCACCATGTGGCAGCCTTTGGCGAGGCCATTCGTCATCTTGGTTTCGGCGCGGGACTATTTTTGCATACTGGACGCAGCGGCGCGGCCGTGTATACCCATTTGACTAAAAGCAAAGTAGTGTTGGTCAGCGGCGCTAGTCTTGTACGACTGGTGCTCGGAAGGCGCGCGGGGGAGGAGGGATGGAGTTGA
- a CDS encoding type II secretion system protein — MLKLHRSDHALRAGYTTVELLVVMAVLGILATAAMPLVELTATRNKERELKQSLWEIRRAIDGYKQAYDTGRIVKGGQDSGYPPSLSVLVQGVPDRAAGGQTMYLLRRIPKDPFAPADVKAEMSWGLRSYQSPPEEPKEGADVFDVYSTSDKVGMNGIAYRLW, encoded by the coding sequence ATGCTTAAGCTGCACAGGTCTGATCATGCGCTGCGCGCAGGCTATACCACAGTCGAACTACTGGTGGTGATGGCCGTACTGGGTATCCTCGCCACAGCCGCCATGCCGCTGGTCGAGTTGACGGCAACACGTAACAAGGAACGTGAACTGAAGCAATCACTCTGGGAGATTCGTCGCGCTATCGACGGCTACAAACAGGCCTACGATACCGGGCGTATCGTTAAAGGTGGTCAAGATAGCGGCTACCCACCCTCGCTGTCGGTATTGGTGCAGGGAGTGCCGGATCGAGCGGCCGGTGGTCAAACGATGTATTTGCTGCGGCGGATTCCGAAAGACCCGTTTGCCCCGGCTGATGTAAAGGCTGAAATGTCATGGGGCTTGCGCAGCTATCAGTCGCCGCCGGAAGAACCGAAGGAGGGCGCGGACGTGTTCGACGTCTATTCGACTTCGGATAAGGTGGGTATGAACGGCATCGCGTATCGTTTATGGTAA
- a CDS encoding PRTRC system protein D, with amino-acid sequence MEPIVRAVDVGRGNTKFIATASAGDVRCAMFPSQAHPCETVYEQESWGMKRRTVCVPVDNLHYEVGPDAHLASDIFNANVLQHDSYSATPEYLALLLGALHYMRLDRIDLLVLGLPVATYKLKKQVAALERRVTGEHILAEGRKITVAHVKAIAQPSGALMYCGLTHGRLAQMRKERNLIIDPGRRTFDWLVTQGMQQIEKRSHSVPRGMFDVLHSIIEGISRATGSHYREYDAIDLALRTGKKPIIFQKEYDIAQHLPLAQKIPEQAVAEMLHYVGDAADIKNIILVGGGAFFYRKALKTAFPHHELQELKDPIFANVKGFQFAGSELAKQANASPSRTDGTDQLNMTT; translated from the coding sequence GTGGAACCGATCGTACGGGCCGTGGACGTTGGCCGGGGAAATACCAAATTCATTGCAACGGCCAGTGCTGGTGATGTGCGCTGCGCGATGTTCCCGTCGCAGGCCCACCCATGTGAAACGGTCTATGAACAGGAAAGCTGGGGAATGAAACGCCGTACCGTCTGCGTCCCGGTCGATAATCTGCATTACGAGGTCGGCCCAGACGCGCACCTGGCTTCCGACATCTTCAATGCCAATGTGCTGCAGCACGACAGCTACAGTGCCACGCCTGAATATCTGGCTTTGCTACTGGGTGCACTGCATTACATGCGTCTGGACCGGATCGATCTCCTGGTACTTGGCCTGCCCGTGGCCACGTATAAGCTCAAGAAGCAGGTGGCGGCGCTGGAACGCCGCGTGACCGGTGAGCACATCCTGGCGGAAGGCAGAAAAATCACGGTCGCGCATGTAAAAGCGATTGCGCAACCATCGGGGGCCTTGATGTACTGCGGGCTGACTCATGGGCGCCTTGCCCAGATGCGCAAGGAGCGAAATCTAATCATCGATCCAGGTCGTCGGACGTTTGACTGGCTTGTGACGCAAGGTATGCAACAAATTGAAAAACGCAGCCACTCGGTACCGCGCGGCATGTTTGACGTGCTCCACTCAATCATCGAAGGCATCAGCCGAGCCACCGGATCGCACTACCGGGAATACGACGCGATCGATCTGGCGCTGAGAACAGGAAAAAAGCCGATCATCTTTCAAAAAGAATATGACATTGCCCAACACCTGCCGCTCGCGCAGAAAATTCCGGAGCAGGCAGTCGCCGAGATGCTGCACTACGTGGGCGACGCTGCCGACATCAAGAATATTATTCTGGTCGGCGGTGGCGCCTTCTTCTATCGCAAAGCACTGAAAACCGCATTCCCGCATCACGAGCTGCAGGAACTGAAGGATCCGATCTTTGCGAACGTCAAAGGTTTTCAGTTTGCCGGCAGCGAGCTAGCCAAGCAGGCCAATGCTTCACCTTCTCGGACAGATGGCACAGATCAGCTAAACATGACGACCTAA